The Corylus avellana chromosome ca8, CavTom2PMs-1.0 genome has a segment encoding these proteins:
- the LOC132189314 gene encoding nucleolin 1-like — MVGGGSRRDDGSMVINNTNVFAALETLRKKKKSDKDRKSGSKAHSSKAHSASAQADPKEPERQVFWTPAPLTVKSWADVDDEDDEDYYATAAPPQTSWGAAEEDQQQSKGQDSHLEETESEEDILDEGDDDVEDEHDHEPEVPVHPEPVVKKTPEVSEPPKETERQLSKKEKKKKELAELEALLADFGVTQNESNGQDESSGASQEKKDGEANTDGEKKENASSESKSAKKKKKKDKTSKEVKESQDQPNSEATNGPDEAAGTEQTEEDASGVDMKERIKKMASMKKKKSSKEMDAAAKAAAQEAAARSARLAAAKKKEKNHYNQQPVR; from the exons ATGGTGGGCGGTGGAAGCAGGAGAGACGATGGTTCGATGGTGATCAACAACACCAACGTGTTCGCGGCGCTCGAGACTCTgcggaagaagaagaagtctgATAAGGACCGCAAGAGCGGCAGCAAGGCCCATTCCTCCAAGGCCCACTCCGCCTCGGCCCAGGCCGATCCCAAGGAGCCTGAGCGCCAGGTGTTCTGGACCCCTGCCCCGTTGACTGTCAAGTCCTGGGCCGACGTCGACGATGAAGACGACGAAGACTACTACGCCACTGCCGCCCCGCCACAGACATCCTGGGGCGCGGCGGAGGAGGACCAGCAGCAGAGTAAAGGGCAGGACAGCCACTTAGAG GAAACTGAGAGTGAAGAAGATATTCTTGATGAAGGCGATGATGATGTAGAGGATGAACATGACCATGAACCAGAGGTTCCAGTGCACCCTGAACCAGTGGTGAAGAAAACTCCTGAAGTTTCTGAGCCACCTAAGGAGACAGAGAGGCAGCTTtcgaaaaaggaaaaaaagaagaaggagctTGCAGAACTTGAGGCCCTTTTGGCTGATTTTGGAGTTACCCAGAATGAGAGCAATGGTCAAGATGAGTCGAGCG GTGCTTCACAAGAGAAGAAAGATGGGGAGGCTAACACAGATggagaaaagaaggaaaatgccTCTTCCGAGTCCAAAAGcgccaagaagaagaaaaagaaggataaaacttCCAAGGAGGTGAAAGAATCCCAGGATCAGCCCAACTCAGAAGCGACCAATGGGCCAGATGAAGCTGCTGGTACTGAACAGACAGAGGAGGATGCATCTGGTGTTGATATGAAGGAGCGAATAAAGAAGATGGCAtctatgaagaagaagaaatctaGTAAGGAGATGGATGCTGCTGCAAAAGCTGCTGCTCAAGAGGCTGCTGCAAGGAGTGCAAGACTTGCGGcagcaaagaagaaagagaagaaccATTACAACCAGCAGCCAGTGCGGTAA